A genome region from Chitinivibrionia bacterium includes the following:
- a CDS encoding ribbon-helix-helix domain-containing protein, whose amino-acid sequence MPASVVNISFKNDFLFQIDQIASDEARTRSELIREAVRLYISRKNEFGRLFKIGKQIGATLEISEADVMGEIKKSKRCRV is encoded by the coding sequence ATGCCTGCTTCCGTTGTAAACATATCTTTTAAGAATGATTTTTTATTTCAAATAGACCAAATCGCCAGCGATGAAGCGAGAACAAGGTCGGAGCTTATCAGAGAAGCGGTGAGACTGTATATCAGTCGTAAAAATGAGTTTGGCAGGTTATTCAAAATCGGAAAACAAATCGGCGCGACCTTGGAAATTTCCGAAGCCGATGTTATGGGCGAAATAAAAAAGTCCAAAAGATGTAGAGTGTAA